From Acidimicrobiales bacterium, the proteins below share one genomic window:
- a CDS encoding TetR/AcrR family transcriptional regulator has protein sequence MLTTTSYRDLKVVDIAREAGTSPATFYQYFPDVEAAILVLAEEMAREGSEQLIRLVREGDWDGERGYGTALAVADGFIDFWDRHHSVLRVVDLATGEGDGRFQSIRTRLMNEFTVALQDVIVERQGRPRRDHVDPMATAGVLSAMLAHVSAHRYGFEFWGIRTADVRTAMARILYTTVTGDLPPA, from the coding sequence ATGTTGACCACCACCTCCTACCGGGACCTCAAGGTGGTGGACATCGCCCGGGAGGCCGGGACCTCGCCGGCGACCTTCTACCAGTACTTCCCGGACGTCGAGGCGGCCATCCTCGTGCTGGCCGAGGAGATGGCGCGCGAGGGGTCCGAGCAGCTCATCCGCCTCGTGCGCGAGGGCGACTGGGACGGCGAGCGCGGCTATGGCACGGCCCTCGCCGTCGCCGACGGCTTCATCGACTTCTGGGACCGCCACCACTCGGTCCTGCGGGTGGTCGACCTCGCGACCGGTGAGGGCGACGGCCGCTTCCAGAGCATCCGCACGCGGCTGATGAACGAGTTCACCGTGGCCCTGCAGGACGTCATCGTCGAGCGCCAGGGCCGCCCCCGGCGCGACCACGTCGACCCCATGGCCACCGCCGGGGTCCTCAGCGCCATGCTCGCCCACGTATCGGCCCACCGGTACGGCTTCGAGTTCTGGGGCATCCGCACCGCCGACGTGCGCACGGCCATGGCCCGCATCCTCTACACCACCGTGACCGGCGACCTGCCGCCCGCGTGA
- a CDS encoding isochorismatase family protein, giving the protein MAVELRALVDPAHTVVVTQECQNGVIGHEAALPQLAEIARRHMIPAAARLVAAARSAGVPVVHCVAARRADGQGSNANARLFQGMRKLSVELLPGTPAVEVIPEIGVVDTDVVLTRLHGLGPMGGTDLDPVLRNLGATTVVGVGVSVNVGMTNFAMDAVNAGYQFVLPRDAVAGIPEDYADAVIDNTLSLLATVTTVDDVVGCWA; this is encoded by the coding sequence ATGGCGGTCGAACTGCGCGCCCTCGTCGACCCCGCTCACACGGTGGTGGTCACCCAGGAGTGCCAGAACGGGGTCATCGGGCACGAGGCGGCACTGCCGCAGCTGGCCGAGATCGCCCGGCGGCACATGATCCCCGCGGCCGCCCGCCTGGTGGCGGCCGCGCGCTCGGCGGGCGTGCCCGTGGTCCACTGCGTGGCGGCCCGCCGCGCCGACGGGCAGGGCTCCAACGCCAACGCCCGCCTCTTCCAAGGCATGCGCAAGCTCTCGGTCGAACTGCTGCCGGGCACGCCCGCGGTCGAGGTGATCCCCGAGATCGGCGTGGTCGACACCGATGTCGTCCTCACCCGGCTGCACGGCCTCGGCCCCATGGGCGGCACCGACCTCGACCCGGTGCTGCGCAACCTCGGCGCCACGACCGTCGTGGGCGTCGGCGTCTCGGTGAACGTGGGCATGACCAACTTCGCCATGGACGCGGTGAACGCCGGCTACCAGTTCGTGCTGCCGCGCGACGCCGTGGCCGGCATCCCCGAGGACTACGCCGACGCCGTGATCGACAACACCCTGTCCCTGCTGGCCACGGTGACGACGGTCGACGACGTCGTCGGCTGCTGGGCCTGA
- a CDS encoding LLM class flavin-dependent oxidoreductase: MARYVIRFDLRAPDFGAPAADLYSAAIEMAAWADGLGAEAIVLSEHHSADDGFMSAPLALSGAVLGATRTSPVSVQALLVPLHDPVRLAEDIAALDLLSRGRFSVVAGLGYRPEEYELFGVPWKGRGALMEEKLRVMVQAWTGEPFAYRGTTVRVTPKPYSTPHPLVLVGGSTEIAARRAGRLGLGFQPAIHDPQLRAWFEEESRANGFEPGMCIMPAPDVQNVIVALDPDAMWAEVGRHLLHDTATYASWQRAGQRSAVHREVATVDELRADGLFQILTPDECVAYAKEPGRVLVFHPLCGGIDPATAWEGLRLFEHEVLPRL; the protein is encoded by the coding sequence ATGGCCAGGTACGTCATCCGCTTCGACCTCCGGGCGCCCGACTTCGGCGCCCCGGCGGCGGACCTCTACTCGGCCGCGATCGAGATGGCGGCGTGGGCCGATGGCCTCGGCGCCGAGGCCATCGTGCTGTCCGAGCACCACTCGGCCGACGACGGCTTCATGTCGGCGCCCCTGGCGCTGTCGGGCGCCGTGCTCGGGGCGACCCGCACCTCGCCGGTGAGCGTGCAGGCCCTGCTCGTGCCGCTGCACGATCCCGTCCGCCTCGCCGAGGACATCGCCGCTCTGGACCTGCTCTCGCGCGGCCGCTTCAGCGTGGTCGCCGGCCTCGGATACCGCCCGGAGGAGTACGAGTTGTTCGGGGTGCCGTGGAAGGGCCGGGGCGCCCTCATGGAGGAGAAGCTCCGGGTGATGGTGCAGGCCTGGACCGGTGAGCCCTTCGCCTACCGCGGGACGACCGTCCGGGTGACCCCGAAGCCCTACAGCACCCCGCACCCGCTCGTCCTCGTCGGCGGGTCGACCGAGATCGCCGCCCGCCGGGCCGGTCGCCTCGGCCTCGGCTTCCAGCCCGCCATCCACGACCCGCAGCTGCGGGCCTGGTTCGAGGAGGAGTCGCGGGCCAACGGCTTCGAGCCGGGAATGTGCATCATGCCGGCACCCGACGTCCAGAACGTGATCGTCGCCCTCGACCCCGATGCCATGTGGGCGGAGGTCGGCCGACACCTGCTCCACGACACCGCCACCTACGCGAGCTGGCAGCGCGCCGGCCAGCGCTCGGCGGTGCACCGTGAGGTGGCCACCGTCGACGAGCTGCGGGCCGACGGCCTGTTCCAGATCCTCACCCCGGACGAGTGCGTGGCCTACGCCAAGGAGCCCGGCCGGGTGCTCGTGTTCCACCCCCTGTGCGGTGGCATCGACCCCGCCACGGCGTGGGAGGGTCTGCGACTGTTCGAGCACGAGGTCCTCCCGAGGCTCTGA
- a CDS encoding acyl--CoA ligase, which translates to MTYLAMEELLRKADGMSDTGTLTEALRGAATRFGDAPAFVDAGGWPIGFAQLDRVTDEVAAALAATGVGEGSVAALLLGSTVDYAVAYLALAKLGAVTAGVNPRFTADEQRRCLEVVRPDLVLTAEAGGASDAAGAQVLVVPRATAVDELFAGRRLAGGTPPPLAPDPDRPVTIVLTSGTTGRPKGAVFTDRQLAAVVEIDTGGAWGGGGPMLAGTELAHVGFMTKLPWYLRKAHTLHLLDKWRAAEVLRIVERTGMAAVGGVAPQIALLLALPDFDEHDLGAVQALIVGGGPSSPALVEEARRRFGAAYSIRYSSTESGGVGTGTAFDADDEEALHTVGRPRAGIDLAIRDEEGHDLPPGEVGEVCLRSGAVMDRYWRDPEATATTLVDGWLRTGDLGYRDDAGCLRLAGRRKEMYIRGGYNVYPMEVEAVLASHPTVADVAVAPRPDPVMGEIGVAVVVARDADDPPTLDDLRTHARERLSAHKLPEALRLVDELPLTTGQKVDRAALAAHESRAGSPREPSGPR; encoded by the coding sequence ATGACGTACCTGGCCATGGAGGAGCTCCTGCGAAAAGCTGACGGGATGTCAGATACTGGCACCCTCACCGAGGCGCTGCGAGGCGCAGCCACCCGCTTCGGGGACGCCCCCGCGTTCGTCGACGCCGGTGGGTGGCCCATCGGCTTCGCCCAGCTCGACCGGGTCACCGACGAGGTGGCCGCGGCCCTGGCCGCGACCGGCGTCGGTGAAGGGTCGGTGGCCGCCCTGCTCCTGGGCTCGACGGTCGACTACGCCGTCGCCTACCTCGCCCTCGCGAAGCTCGGCGCGGTCACCGCCGGGGTCAACCCCCGGTTCACCGCCGACGAGCAGCGCCGCTGCCTCGAGGTGGTGCGCCCGGACCTCGTCCTCACCGCCGAGGCCGGGGGTGCGTCCGACGCCGCCGGGGCCCAGGTGCTGGTGGTCCCGCGTGCCACGGCAGTCGACGAGCTGTTCGCGGGCCGGCGCCTGGCGGGCGGCACGCCCCCTCCACTGGCGCCGGACCCCGACCGGCCCGTGACCATCGTCTTGACCTCCGGCACCACCGGCCGGCCCAAGGGCGCGGTGTTCACCGACCGTCAGCTCGCCGCCGTGGTCGAGATCGACACGGGAGGAGCCTGGGGCGGCGGCGGGCCCATGCTGGCCGGCACCGAGCTGGCCCACGTCGGCTTCATGACCAAGCTCCCCTGGTACCTGCGCAAGGCCCACACCCTGCACCTGCTCGACAAGTGGCGGGCCGCCGAGGTGCTCCGCATCGTCGAGCGCACCGGGATGGCCGCCGTCGGTGGGGTCGCACCTCAGATCGCCCTGTTGCTCGCCCTCCCCGACTTCGACGAGCACGACCTCGGCGCCGTCCAGGCGCTCATCGTCGGCGGTGGCCCCTCCTCCCCCGCCCTCGTCGAGGAGGCCCGACGGCGCTTCGGCGCCGCGTACTCCATCCGCTACTCGTCCACGGAGTCGGGCGGGGTGGGGACGGGCACGGCCTTCGACGCCGACGACGAGGAGGCCCTGCACACCGTCGGCCGCCCCCGTGCGGGGATCGACCTGGCCATCCGCGACGAGGAGGGCCACGACCTCCCGCCCGGCGAGGTCGGCGAGGTGTGCCTGCGCTCGGGCGCGGTCATGGACCGTTACTGGCGCGATCCCGAGGCGACGGCCACCACCCTGGTGGACGGCTGGCTCCGCACAGGTGACCTCGGCTACCGGGACGATGCCGGCTGTCTGCGCCTCGCCGGTCGACGCAAGGAGATGTACATCCGCGGGGGCTACAACGTGTATCCGATGGAGGTGGAGGCCGTGCTGGCCTCGCACCCCACCGTGGCCGACGTCGCCGTGGCCCCTCGGCCCGACCCCGTGATGGGCGAGATCGGCGTGGCCGTGGTCGTGGCGCGCGACGCGGACGACCCGCCCACGCTCGACGACCTGCGCACGCACGCCCGCGAGCGGCTCTCGGCCCACAAGCTGCCCGAGGCGCTGCGCCTCGTGGACGAGTTGCCCCTGACCACGGGGCAGAAGGTGGACCGCGCCGCCCTCGCGGCCCACGAGTCCCGGGCCGGATCGCCGCGGGAACCTTCGGGGCCCCGCTGA
- a CDS encoding sulfite oxidase, with product MSSESVDARPDLRDPARLAGVVAAATALAVTELVRAVTADAPSLIVAVGDVFVDGLPGDVTRTVIGAIGTADKPALLIGIVVVSLLIGARTGTAALSRRWVGDVVFVAFGLLGALTGMRAPLTTDGGAIAAATLGAATGALSLRLLLRTAAAWTAPDHAGGADAGRRQFLALAGATGVFAAAVGLMGRSLGLGRTVEAARADVVLPEVTGGTRPTAADAGLDVEGITPQVTPNADFYRIDTALTVPQVDPAGWTLTIDGMVDEPLELTFAELLALPLVEREVTIACVSNEVGGDLVGNARWLGVPLRSLLREAGVQDGATQVMGHSVDGFTAGFPTELLDDDRPALVAVGMNGEPLPLEHGFPARLIIGGIYGYVSATKWLQRIELTTLDAADGYWIPRGWAKEAPIKTQTRIDTPRSSDQHAGSVPVAGVAWAPTRGIAKVEVQVDDGPWEEARLGPGTSDDTWRQWVYDWRPEPGRYRLRARATDGDGETQTEDTAPPAPDGATGYPTRTVTVT from the coding sequence GTGAGCTCCGAGTCGGTCGACGCCCGTCCCGACCTGCGGGACCCGGCGCGCCTCGCCGGCGTCGTCGCCGCGGCCACCGCCCTGGCGGTCACCGAGCTGGTCCGGGCCGTCACCGCCGATGCGCCCTCGCTCATCGTCGCCGTCGGCGACGTCTTCGTCGACGGCCTCCCCGGCGACGTCACCCGGACCGTGATCGGGGCCATCGGCACCGCCGACAAGCCCGCCCTGCTCATCGGCATCGTGGTCGTCTCCCTGCTCATCGGGGCCAGGACCGGCACCGCCGCCCTCTCCCGGCGGTGGGTCGGCGATGTGGTGTTCGTCGCCTTCGGCCTGCTCGGGGCGCTCACCGGGATGCGGGCGCCGCTCACCACCGACGGCGGTGCGATCGCCGCCGCCACCCTCGGGGCTGCCACCGGTGCCCTCAGCCTGCGCCTCCTCCTGCGTACGGCCGCAGCCTGGACCGCTCCCGACCACGCCGGGGGCGCCGACGCCGGGCGACGCCAGTTCCTCGCGCTGGCGGGTGCCACCGGGGTGTTCGCCGCCGCCGTGGGCCTGATGGGCCGATCGCTCGGTCTCGGCCGCACCGTCGAGGCGGCCCGTGCCGACGTGGTCCTGCCCGAGGTCACGGGGGGCACCCGCCCCACCGCCGCCGACGCCGGCCTCGACGTGGAAGGCATCACCCCCCAGGTGACGCCCAACGCCGATTTCTACCGCATCGACACCGCCCTCACCGTCCCCCAGGTGGACCCCGCCGGCTGGACGCTCACCATCGACGGGATGGTGGACGAGCCCCTCGAGCTGACCTTCGCCGAGTTGCTCGCCCTGCCGCTCGTGGAGCGTGAGGTGACCATCGCCTGCGTCTCCAACGAGGTGGGCGGCGACCTGGTCGGCAACGCCCGCTGGCTCGGCGTCCCCCTCCGGTCGCTGCTGCGCGAGGCGGGTGTGCAGGACGGCGCCACGCAGGTCATGGGCCACTCGGTCGACGGCTTCACGGCCGGCTTCCCCACCGAGCTCCTCGACGACGACCGCCCCGCCCTGGTGGCGGTCGGCATGAACGGGGAGCCGCTTCCCCTCGAGCACGGGTTCCCCGCCCGTCTGATCATCGGTGGGATCTACGGCTACGTGTCCGCCACCAAGTGGCTCCAACGCATCGAGCTGACCACCCTTGACGCCGCCGACGGCTACTGGATCCCGCGGGGCTGGGCCAAGGAGGCCCCCATCAAGACCCAGACCCGCATCGACACCCCACGCAGCAGTGACCAGCACGCCGGATCGGTCCCCGTCGCCGGCGTGGCCTGGGCCCCCACCAGAGGCATCGCCAAGGTCGAGGTGCAGGTCGACGACGGGCCCTGGGAGGAGGCGCGGCTCGGTCCCGGCACGAGCGACGACACCTGGCGACAGTGGGTGTACGACTGGCGGCCCGAGCCGGGTCGCTACCGACTCCGGGCACGCGCCACCGATGGCGACGGCGAGACCCAGACCGAGGACACCGCTCCCCCCGCGCCCGACGGGGCCACCGGCTACCCCACCCGCACCGTCACCGTCACCTGA